The Desulfovibrio piger DNA segment ACGTATACATATGAAAAATATGGAACGACCGTTTCTGGTGGCTACTACACGACAGATTTAATCATGGCTACAAATGTAACTGTCTTCGATCTTCACACAGGAAATCAAATTTATACTGCTGATGGAAAGAGTGATGGAGGATTATCCTATATATCATTACTCCTAAATGCCGCAAAAACATCTCTCAAAGATATGGAAAAAAAAGGATTGATACACAAGTTACCTGTCCCACGTGAGAACTCATCAGACGAGATTTTATAGCATCACACAAAAAACATAATATAAATAGCTATATTGAAGATTACCCTTTACTTTACAAATGACACGGTATAGTCACCCTACTACTGCGACTGTCAATCATTTTCGCAAGTGACCTTGTATGGTGTCTATTGCCCGCATACCAACTTGTCAGCGACCTGAATAAAGCGCGTTTGAAGAAGGATGGGGGTGTGGGGGAAGGGGGGAACTTTGTGCGCTAGCCAAAGTTCCCCCCTTCCCCCACGTTCTTTTCCCCAACAGCTATTTTCCCTTGGGCGGTTCGCGGCGGGGGCAGAAGTCGGCCATCTCGCATTCCGCGCAGCGGGGGCTGCGGGCGTGGCAGACATCGCGGCCGAACCAGACCATGCGGTGATTGACGTCGCCCCATTCGGCACGGGGGAAGAGGCGCATCAGATCCTGTTCGATGTCCACGGGATCGGTGTGGGCGGTGAGGCCCAGACGATAGCTGATGCGCTTGACGTGGGTATCCACAGCCAGGCCCTCGTTGATGCCGAAGGCGCCGAACAGCACCACATTGGCCGTCTTGCGGGCCACGCCGGGCAGGGTGATGAGCTCGTCCAGACGGGGCGGCACCTCGCCGCCATAGACGGAGACCACGCGCTGCGCCGCGCCCAGCAGGTTGCGGGCCTTGCTGTGATAGAAGCCCGTGGAACGGATGACGCTTTCCAGCTCTTCCTGCGTGGCCAGGGCCAGCTCGGCCGGGCCGGGCCAGCGCCGGAACAGCTCCGGGGTCACGGTGTTGACGCGGGCGTCGGTACACTGGGCGGCCAGCACCGTGGCCACCAGCAGTTCCCAGGCGTTGTCGGCTTCAAGATGGGTCGCGGGACGGGGATAGCGGGCCTGAAGGGCCGCCAAGACTTTTTCAGCGCGGGCCAGGGCAGCGCGCGGCAGGGATTTTTTTGCGCTCATGGGCCTGCTATGCCACAGGAAGACAGGGGGAGCAAGGCGGGGCACGCTTGGTTTTTACGGCCCGCTGGTGTATCTTCTGTCCGCTTTTCCCACTTCCCGAACAGGAGGACGCCATGAGCCTGCTTGCCTGTGTCACTGTGCCCGACGGAGCGACTGCCCGAACCCTGGCCCATCTGGTGGTGGAACGACGGCTGGCCGCCGGGGTGAACATCCTGCCCGGAGCCCTTTCCATCTATCGCTGGGAAGGCAAGGTCAGCGAAAGCCGCGAATGCCTGCTGCTGGCCCAGGTCAGCCGGGCAGCGTGGGAAGATTTTCGTGCCGCCGTGGAGGCGGCCCATCCCTATGAAGTGCCCTGTATCGTGGGCATGCCGCTGGAGAAGGGCAACGCGCCCTTCCTGGACTGGATCGCCCAAAACAGCCTGCCCGCAGGGCAGCTCAACGAATAAAAGGAACGAAGATGGCCATTTATGTTTCCGGTTCCCTGGCTTTTGACCGCATCATGACCTTTGGCGGCAACCTGCAGGACCATGTGCTCATGGACAAGCTGCACATGCTGAGCGTCAGCTTCATGGTGGACAGCATGGACGAACGCCGCGGCGGCTGCGCGGGCAACATCGCCTACACGCTGGCCCTGCTGGGCGAAAAATCCATCGTCGTCTCCGCCGCCGGCCGTGACTTCACCGGTTACGCGGCGGCCTGGGAAAAGCTGGGCCTGTCGCTGGAAGGCATCCGGCGCGATTCCGACGTGTTCACGGCCCTGTGCTACATCACCACGGACCAGAACAACAACCAGATCACGGGCTTCTACCCCGGCGCCATGAGCCAGCCCGCCACCTACACCTTCCCCGACCTCGATCCCGCCAAGGACTGGGCCATCGTCTCCCCCGGCAGCGAGGACGACATGCGCCGCCTGCCCGGCTTCTTCCGTGAAAAGGGCGTGCGCTACATCTTCGACCCCGGCCAGCAGCTGCCCGTGCTTTCGGGCGACGACCTCTGCGACGCCATCCGCGGTTCCTATGCCTGCGTGACCAACGATTACGAGCTGGGCATGGTCTGCAAGAAGACGGGCAAGAGCGAGGAAGAACTGGTGGCCATGACCGGCTGGCTGGTGACCACGCTGGGCGGCGACGGCCAGCGCATCCGCAATGCCCGGGGCGTGGACGTGCATGTGCCCGCCATCCCCTGCGACGGCGTCAAGGATCCCACCGGCGCGGGCGACTCCCACCGCGCGGGCCTGCTCAAGGGCCTGGTCTGCGGCCTGGAGATGCCCGAAGCCGCCAAGCTGGGCGCGGTGAGCGCCTGCTACGCCATCGAGCAGCTGGGCACGCAGGAACACCACTTCAGCAAGGACGAGTTCCGCAAGCGCTACGAGGCCAGCTTCGGCCCCCTGCCCATCACCCTGTAACCATACCGGAGGGGCCTGCCCGACAGGCCCCTTTTTTCATCCCCGCCCGGACGGGGAGATCCCGCCTCCGGCATGCTGCCATCACCGGCAACAACGGAGCATGTTTCAGCCAAGGAGCATCCAGCCATGCGCACCGAAGCCGTCAGGGCCCAACTGGCCGCCCACGGTCTGGGCGACCGCTACCGCGAGTTCACCGTCTCCAGCGCCACCGTGGCGCTGGCGGCCGAAGCCCTGCACTGCGAGGCGGGCCGTATCGCCAAGACGCTGTCCATCCTCACCTCCACCGGTCCCGTGCTGGTGGTGGCCATGGGACTGGCCCGTCTGGACAACCGCAAGTTCAAGGATCTGTTCCACGAAAAGGCCCGCTTCATCCCCGTGGAGGACGTGGAGCGCCTCACCGGCCATCCCCAGGGCGGGGTCTGCCCCTTTGCCCTGCCGGAAGGGGGACGCGTGTTCCTGGACGAGAGCCTCAAGCGCTATGACGTGGTCTACCCTGCCGCCGGTGCGCCCAACAACGCCGTGCAGCTGACCCCGGACGAGCTGGCCGCCGTCACCGGCGGGCAATGGGTCGACCTTTGCAAGCACCCTGAAGAGCTGGCCTGACGGGCCTATCCTGCAGGCAGGGACAAGCGGCAGACGCTCCGACCGCCGCTTCCCGCAAATGAAAAGGGCGTCCATCCGCAAAGGATGGGCGCCCTTTTCGTCTTCGATACCGGGAGCCGCCACGGCCCGGCCCTCACGGCCAAGCCGGACGGCGGGAGCTGCCCGGTCCTAGTAATCTTCGTCTTCCAGCGGAGGCGGCACGGCCACGGCGCTGGTGATGACGCGGCGGCGGCTCTTCACCGGCTCGGCGGGCACTTCCTTGTTCTCACGCGTCATGTGCGGTTCGGGCAGGTTGTTGTACAGCACCCAGAAAGGCGGATAGAGCTCGGTCAGCACGCCGGGGTTGCCCAGCTTGAAGCCTTCCTGCTTGCCGCGGGCACAGGCCGCCAGGGCCAGGGCCACGGCCCAGGGAGCGTCGGGGGCGTTCCAGCCGCGGGCCTGCAGGGCGGGACGGGGCTTGCGCACGGGGCGGCCTTCCTCGTCCTGTTCTTCGGCTTCTTCCATGTCGTCACCGGGCTTCCAGGCCACCAGGCAGCCTTCGGCATCCAGAGCCAGACCGGCAGCGTGCAGGTAGCTTTCCACAACGTTCTCTTCGGCTTCCAGACCGGCAGGCAGCACGGCACGACCGCCGCGCAGGGCCGTCATGGTGCTCAGGGCCACGGCCAGCGGACGCCAGGAGGCGGGCAGGCCTTCGGGCAGGGCAAAGGCGGCGGGCAGTTCGGCCAGCGGCTTCAGGCTGCGGGCCAGGATCTCGGTGGCCGAGCATTCGACCTTGGCACCGGTCTGGCGCAGCAGGTCCAGACCGGCTTCGGTGCCGGGCCAGGTGGGCCACTGGCCTTCCAGGCGCACTTCACCGCCCAGAGCCGGGGCGAGGCCCATCAGGAACACGGCCAGTTCCGGTTCCACGGGCAGGGTGGGCTCGGAGGGGATGCTCAGGGCGCAGGGCTGGAAGTGGAGCACGTCGCCTTCGCGGCGCACGTCGGCACCGGCAGCGTTCAGCACGGGCAGGATGCGGGCAAAGGCCAGCGCACGCTCGGGCATGGCGGAAAGGTCCAGGGTGATGGCGCGCTCATAGGAAGGCGCGGCCAGCATGATGCCTTCGGCCAGTTCCACCGGGGCATCGGCGGGGAAGACCACCTTGCCGGGCAGCACGCCGGAGCATTCGATACGCACCGGGAAGCCGTCGGACTTGGGCACCACATGCACCAGACGCGCGCCCATGAGGGGCAGGAAGCGGCGGGTGGCGCTGAGGTCGGCCAGCTTGAGGGCCGCGCCGCCGGTGAACTTGGTACGCGAAGGACGGCCCAGGTAATGGCCCAGGGCCAGATAGAAGTTCCAGGAGCTGTCGCCCACATGCAGCACCTTGTCCGGGGTGCCCAGGGGCGTGCCGGCGGCCACATGCACGGCGCCGTCGTCACGGTTGGCATGGGCGCCCAGCTGGTTGAGCAGCTTGACGCAATCCACGACGGGATCGTTCATCAGGGCGGGGGCAATGCGCACGGCCTGGCCGGTGCAGGCGGCCAGCGTGGCCCAGGCCCGGGTCAGGCGACAGGAGCGCGGGGCGGGCATGGACAGGCGCACGGGCATGTCGGCGGGGGCAAGATTGAAGGCGGGGCGCTGGGCTTCGCCGTCTTCACCGGGACGGGGCAGGAATTCCACTTCCTGCATCAGGGTGAAGAAACGGCCGCTCAGGCGCGGGTCGCGGCTGACGCGGGAAACGGCGGCTTCCCAGGACTCGCGGATGCTCTTTTCTTCCGCGGGCTCCAGGAAACCCTTGGCATTGTACATGCGCTTGATGAGATTGTGGCGGCGCATGAGCATGCGCAGGATATCGCGGTCGATGTCACAGACGGTCTCGCGCAGGCTGCGGCGCGGACGCTCGGGCTTGCCGTCGGTTCTGGCCTCGAAACGTCCTTCGGGGCGGTCGCTGCGTTTGTCCGGCCTCTGGGCAGGTCGGAATTCGTGGTGCTCGTTCATGCTGGATGCTCCTCTCGACCGCCGGACGGCGCGTCGCTCTATGAATTTGTGGGGGATGCTGTATCCCGAAACGTCCTCACTGGCAAGCCCCCGGAAGAGACTTTTCCGGCCCCATGTGAAAGAGGGTGCAAGCTCCGGCGAGCACTGGAGGGAGCCTCAAAGAGCGTACCGGATGCCTTACGACGTATTTTCGATAAAAAAATCAACTATTCCCAATAGATATAATCAACCATTTGATTTTATTGGCTAATTGTTTCAACTTTTGCTTCTTTTTCCCATCAGGATCAGGGCGACAGCGGAACGTCATAAAAAAGCCGCCTGTCCGGCATGGAAAGTATCGACACGTTAACTATTTGAAATTAAATGATTTTACTAAAGCATTCCATGAACGGGAACAGGGAGATGTTCAAGATAACCGGCTGATAAACATGCCTTTTCCTGGCCCAACACAGATCTTGGACATGGAAGCCGTTCAAAACGCGGAGCATCTTTACACGGCATAAAAATTATGCTAGGGGGAATATGCAAAGATTATAGTGGGTTGTGCCGTTTTCCACCGAGAGTTTCCACGAATTTTTCAAAAGGGGGCTTGACGTGAAGAGGTGTAGCTTGTTACTAAAAACACAAGCGCACGACCTGAGCGCTGTTGCCCAGGGCCGTGACCCCAATCAAGACGGCACCCGGGCGGCCCGAGTGGCTGCCCATACGGTCAAAATTGACCTGAAACACTTTAAGAGTTGGAGGATACGTTATGCCTACGTTTGTCGATCCGTCCAAATGCGACGGCTGCAAGGGTGGCGAAAAGACGGCCTGCATGTACATCTGCCCGAACGACCTGATGATCCTCGATCCTCAGGAAATGAAGGCGTACAACCAGGAACCCGACGCCTGCTGGGAATGCTATTCCTGCGTGAAGATCTGCCCCCAGGGCGCCATCACCGCTCGTCCCTACGCCGACTTTGCTCCCATGGGCGGCACCTGTATCCCCATGCGCTCTGCCGACTCCATCATGTGGACCGTGCAGTTCCGCAACGGCAGCGTGAAACGTTTCAAGTTCCCCATCCGTACCACTCCTGAAGGCTCCATCAAGCCCTTCGAAGGCAAACCGGAAGGCGCCAACCTCGACGACGAACTGCTGTTCACCGAAGAAAAGCTGGCCACCCCCATCGAAGTCCTGGGCAAGAAGTTCGAAGTGACTGAAGCCGACAAGGTCTTCACCGCCATGGAACAGGGCCGCTAGAGAGCAGTAACCGCGTAGAGCTTAAGGAGAAACCACTATGCCTATGATTCCCGTCAAGGAAGCGATGAAAGGCGTTGCCATTGCTGAACCTGAAGTGAAGGAACATGACGTCGACCTGCTGATCGTGGGCGGCGGTATGGGTGCCTGCGGTACGGCTTTCGAAGCCGTGCGCTGGGGCGACAAACACGGTCTGAAAATGATGCTGTGCGACAAGGCCGCCCTCGAGCGCTCCGGCGCCGTGGCCCAGGGCCTGTCCGCCATCAACACCTACCTCGGCAAAAACACCGCCGACGATTACGTCCGCATGGTCCGCACCGACCTTATGGGTCTGGTCCGCGAAGACCTGATCTTCGACGTGGGCCGCCACGTTGACGACTCCGTGCATCTGTTCGAAGAGTGGGGCCTGCCCTGCTGGATCAAGGACGAAAACGGCCACAACATGAACGGCGCCGCCGCCAAGGCCGCCGGCAAGAGCCTGCGCAACGGCGACGATCCCGTCCGCTCCGGCCGCTGGCAGATCATGATCAACGGCGAATCCTACAAGTGCATCGTGGCCGAAGCCGCCAAGAATGCCCTGGGTGAAGACCGTATCATGGAGCGTATCTTCATCGTGAAGCTGCTGCTCGACAAGAACACCCCCAACCGCGTCGCCGGTGCCGTGGGCTTCAACCTGCGCGCCAACGAAGTGCACATCTTCAAAGCCAACGCCATCATGGTGGCCGCCGGCGGTGCCGTTAACGTGTACCGTCCCCGTTCCACCGGTGAAGGCATGGGCCGCGCCTGGTACCCCGTGTGGAACGCCGGTTCCACCTACACCATGTGCGCTCAGGTCGGCGCCGAAATGACCATGATGGAAAACCGCTTCGTGCCCGCCCGCTTCAAGGACGGTTACGGCCCTGTGGGCGCCTGGTTCCTGCTGTTCAAGGCCAAAGCCACCAACTGCAAGGGCGAAGACTACTGCGCCACCAACCGCGCCATGCTGAAGCCTTACGAAGATCGCGGCTACGCCAAGGGCAACGTGATCCCCACCTGCCTGCGTAACCACATGATGCTTCGTGAAATGCGCGAAGGCCGCGGCCCCATCTACATGGACACCAAGACCGCCCTGCTGACCACCTTCGCCACCCTGACCGAAGAACAGCAGAAAGACCTCGAGTCCGAAGCCTGGGAAGACTTCCTGGATATGTGCGTTGGTCAGGCCAACCTGTGGGCCGCCACCAACACCGCTCCTGAAGAACGCGGTTCCGAAATCATGCCCACCGAACCTTACCTGCTCGGCTCCCACTCCGGCTGCTGCGGCATCTGGGTTTCCGGTCCCGACGAAGCTTGGGTGCCCGAAGACTACAAGGTTCGCGCTGCCAACGGCAAGGTCTACAACCGCATGACCACCGTGGAAGGCCTGTTCACCTGCGCCGACGGCGTGGGCGCTTCCGGCCACAAGTTCTCCTCCGGTTCCCACGCTGAAGGCCGTATCGCCGGCAAGCAGATGGTGCGCTGGTGCCTGGACCACAAGGACTTCAAGCCTGAGTTCAAGGAAACCGCCGAAGAACTGAAGCAGCTGATCTACCGTCCTTACTACAACTACCTGGCCGGCAAGGACGCCTCCACCGACCCCGTGGTGAACCCCAACTACATCACGCCCAAGAACTTCATGATGCGCCTCGTGAAGTGCACCGACGAATACGGCGGCGGCGTGGGTACCTACTACACCACCTCCAAGGCTCTGCTGGACACCGGCTTCTATCTGCTGGGCATGATGGAAGAAGACTCCGCCAAGCTGGCCGCCCGCGACCTGCACGAACTGCTGCGTTGCTGGGAAAACTACCATCGCCTGTGGACCGTGCGCCTGCACATGCAGCACATCGCCTTCCGTGAAGAGTCCCGTTACCCCGGCTTCTACTACCGCGCCGACTTCCTGGGTATCGACGACAGCAAGTGGAAGTGCTTCGTGAACTCCAAGTACGATCCCGCCACCGGCGAAACCAAGATCTTCAAGAAGCCCTACTACCAGATCATCCCTGACTAGTAGGCGGAAGAACATCCCTGGGGTGGCCGCCTAGGCCACCCCTTTTTTTCGGCGCGGCGGGTGTGCGACATGCAAGCTCCCCGCCGCGCCTTGGAATATGCGCCGCGCGGCAGGGCCCTTGGCTCTCAATTGCGCCGCCCGGCAATCCCATACAACCGGGCAGGCGTGCGCGCCGCCCCGCAGAGGGGCCACGGCGCTGCAACGCAGGAGGATATCCAGGATGTCCAACTCCATTCTCGTCGTGGGCGGTGGCTTTGCAGGCCTTACTGCCGCCATCGAAGCGGCGGAACTGGGCCACGATGTGTATATCGTGGAAAAGTCGCCCTACCTGGGCGGCCGTGTGGCCCAGCTCAACAAATATTTCCCCAAACTTTGTCCCCCCTCCTGCGGTCTGGAAATCCAGTTCCAGCGCATCAGGAAGAACCCCCGCATCAAATTCTTCACCATGGCCGAAGTGACCAAGCTGGTCGGCTGTAAGGGTGACTACACCGCCACCGTGAGCATCAAGCCCCGCAAGGTGGCCGCCCACAACGTGGACTTCACCCTCCTCGCTTCCAGCCTGGAAGGCACCGTGCCCAACGAATTCGACTTCGGGCTGTCCCAGCGCAAGGCTCTGTACAAATCCATGCCTTTCGCGTTCCCCAACCGCTTCGTGCTGGACACCGACGCCCTGAGCAAGGCTGACGCCGCCCGCGTCGCCGGCCAGAAGTTCCTGGACCAGAACGAACCCGCCCGCGAGATCGAACTCAATGTGGGCGCCATCGTGGTGGCCACCGGCTGGAAGCCCTACGACGTCACCAACCTGGCCAACCTGGGCGCCGGCAAGGTCAAGAACTGCGTGACCAACATGCAGCTCGAACGCCTGGCCTCCCCCTTCGGCCCCACCGGCGGCAAGATCGTCCGTCCTACCGACGGCCGTCGTCCCAAACGCATCGCTTTCGTGCAGTGCGCCGGTTCCCGTGACCAGAACCACCTGAACTACTGCTCCTACATCTGCTGTATGGCCACTCTCAAGCAGTGCCAGTACATCTGCGAGCAGTACCCCGAGACCCAGATCTCGGTGTTCTACATCGACCTGCGCGCTCCGGGCCGCTACGTGAAGGTTCTGGACAAGGTGAAGGCCGCCCCCAATGTGCGCTTCATCAAGGGCAAGGTGGCCGATGTGGCCCAGGCCGCTGACGACAACGTCACCGTGACCGTTGAAGACGCCATCCGCGGCGAAAAGCTGCATCTGGATTATGACATGGTGGTGCTGGCCACGGGCATGCAGCCCAGCCTGGCCACCGACAGCCTGCCCCTGCCCCTGCCCCTG contains these protein-coding regions:
- a CDS encoding 3-phosphoshikimate 1-carboxyvinyltransferase translates to MNEHHEFRPAQRPDKRSDRPEGRFEARTDGKPERPRRSLRETVCDIDRDILRMLMRRHNLIKRMYNAKGFLEPAEEKSIRESWEAAVSRVSRDPRLSGRFFTLMQEVEFLPRPGEDGEAQRPAFNLAPADMPVRLSMPAPRSCRLTRAWATLAACTGQAVRIAPALMNDPVVDCVKLLNQLGAHANRDDGAVHVAAGTPLGTPDKVLHVGDSSWNFYLALGHYLGRPSRTKFTGGAALKLADLSATRRFLPLMGARLVHVVPKSDGFPVRIECSGVLPGKVVFPADAPVELAEGIMLAAPSYERAITLDLSAMPERALAFARILPVLNAAGADVRREGDVLHFQPCALSIPSEPTLPVEPELAVFLMGLAPALGGEVRLEGQWPTWPGTEAGLDLLRQTGAKVECSATEILARSLKPLAELPAAFALPEGLPASWRPLAVALSTMTALRGGRAVLPAGLEAEENVVESYLHAAGLALDAEGCLVAWKPGDDMEEAEEQDEEGRPVRKPRPALQARGWNAPDAPWAVALALAACARGKQEGFKLGNPGVLTELYPPFWVLYNNLPEPHMTRENKEVPAEPVKSRRRVITSAVAVPPPLEDEDY
- the nth gene encoding endonuclease III is translated as MSAKKSLPRAALARAEKVLAALQARYPRPATHLEADNAWELLVATVLAAQCTDARVNTVTPELFRRWPGPAELALATQEELESVIRSTGFYHSKARNLLGAAQRVVSVYGGEVPPRLDELITLPGVARKTANVVLFGAFGINEGLAVDTHVKRISYRLGLTAHTDPVDIEQDLMRLFPRAEWGDVNHRMVWFGRDVCHARSPRCAECEMADFCPRREPPKGK
- the aprB gene encoding adenylyl-sulfate reductase subunit beta, which translates into the protein MPTFVDPSKCDGCKGGEKTACMYICPNDLMILDPQEMKAYNQEPDACWECYSCVKICPQGAITARPYADFAPMGGTCIPMRSADSIMWTVQFRNGSVKRFKFPIRTTPEGSIKPFEGKPEGANLDDELLFTEEKLATPIEVLGKKFEVTEADKVFTAMEQGR
- the aprA gene encoding adenylyl-sulfate reductase subunit alpha produces the protein MPMIPVKEAMKGVAIAEPEVKEHDVDLLIVGGGMGACGTAFEAVRWGDKHGLKMMLCDKAALERSGAVAQGLSAINTYLGKNTADDYVRMVRTDLMGLVREDLIFDVGRHVDDSVHLFEEWGLPCWIKDENGHNMNGAAAKAAGKSLRNGDDPVRSGRWQIMINGESYKCIVAEAAKNALGEDRIMERIFIVKLLLDKNTPNRVAGAVGFNLRANEVHIFKANAIMVAAGGAVNVYRPRSTGEGMGRAWYPVWNAGSTYTMCAQVGAEMTMMENRFVPARFKDGYGPVGAWFLLFKAKATNCKGEDYCATNRAMLKPYEDRGYAKGNVIPTCLRNHMMLREMREGRGPIYMDTKTALLTTFATLTEEQQKDLESEAWEDFLDMCVGQANLWAATNTAPEERGSEIMPTEPYLLGSHSGCCGIWVSGPDEAWVPEDYKVRAANGKVYNRMTTVEGLFTCADGVGASGHKFSSGSHAEGRIAGKQMVRWCLDHKDFKPEFKETAEELKQLIYRPYYNYLAGKDASTDPVVNPNYITPKNFMMRLVKCTDEYGGGVGTYYTTSKALLDTGFYLLGMMEEDSAKLAARDLHELLRCWENYHRLWTVRLHMQHIAFREESRYPGFYYRADFLGIDDSKWKCFVNSKYDPATGETKIFKKPYYQIIPD
- the cutA gene encoding divalent-cation tolerance protein CutA; translation: MSLLACVTVPDGATARTLAHLVVERRLAAGVNILPGALSIYRWEGKVSESRECLLLAQVSRAAWEDFRAAVEAAHPYEVPCIVGMPLEKGNAPFLDWIAQNSLPAGQLNE
- a CDS encoding CoB--CoM heterodisulfide reductase iron-sulfur subunit A family protein; amino-acid sequence: MSNSILVVGGGFAGLTAAIEAAELGHDVYIVEKSPYLGGRVAQLNKYFPKLCPPSCGLEIQFQRIRKNPRIKFFTMAEVTKLVGCKGDYTATVSIKPRKVAAHNVDFTLLASSLEGTVPNEFDFGLSQRKALYKSMPFAFPNRFVLDTDALSKADAARVAGQKFLDQNEPAREIELNVGAIVVATGWKPYDVTNLANLGAGKVKNCVTNMQLERLASPFGPTGGKIVRPTDGRRPKRIAFVQCAGSRDQNHLNYCSYICCMATLKQCQYICEQYPETQISVFYIDLRAPGRYVKVLDKVKAAPNVRFIKGKVADVAQAADDNVTVTVEDAIRGEKLHLDYDMVVLATGMQPSLATDSLPLPLPLDEDGFVMGGEEAGIFAAGCARMPLDVMRTAQSGTAAALKAVQTVKGR
- a CDS encoding YbaK/EbsC family protein, whose translation is MRTEAVRAQLAAHGLGDRYREFTVSSATVALAAEALHCEAGRIAKTLSILTSTGPVLVVAMGLARLDNRKFKDLFHEKARFIPVEDVERLTGHPQGGVCPFALPEGGRVFLDESLKRYDVVYPAAGAPNNAVQLTPDELAAVTGGQWVDLCKHPEELA
- a CDS encoding carbohydrate kinase family protein, with product MAIYVSGSLAFDRIMTFGGNLQDHVLMDKLHMLSVSFMVDSMDERRGGCAGNIAYTLALLGEKSIVVSAAGRDFTGYAAAWEKLGLSLEGIRRDSDVFTALCYITTDQNNNQITGFYPGAMSQPATYTFPDLDPAKDWAIVSPGSEDDMRRLPGFFREKGVRYIFDPGQQLPVLSGDDLCDAIRGSYACVTNDYELGMVCKKTGKSEEELVAMTGWLVTTLGGDGQRIRNARGVDVHVPAIPCDGVKDPTGAGDSHRAGLLKGLVCGLEMPEAAKLGAVSACYAIEQLGTQEHHFSKDEFRKRYEASFGPLPITL